From Sporosarcina sp. Te-1, the proteins below share one genomic window:
- a CDS encoding sulfite exporter TauE/SafE family protein, with protein MEYVLLAIIGALSGVLGSIVGLGGGTILVPLTLLVGIDLGWIPGITPQSVVGLSVIMMIFNGLSSTISHMKVKTVDYRSGLIFFVGTVPGTLIGAFVNKSVDLPSFNLYFGILLIVLAVLLLARKYLKPIHWFVNHGKERTFIDPKGETHVYGYPVWFALLLTFVIGFTSGLFGIGGGTMIVPAMILLFLFPPHVAVGTSMFMVFLSAIVNSITHISLGHVPWLYTLPVIPGAYIGGTVGSMLNKKMNSETLVVVLRVILLLFGIRSIIEGIWG; from the coding sequence ATGGAATACGTGTTGTTAGCAATTATCGGTGCGCTATCCGGCGTGCTAGGATCCATTGTTGGTTTGGGCGGTGGAACCATCCTGGTTCCTCTTACTTTACTAGTGGGCATCGACTTAGGCTGGATTCCCGGCATTACACCGCAAAGTGTTGTCGGGTTATCTGTCATCATGATGATTTTTAATGGGCTTTCCTCGACCATTTCTCATATGAAAGTGAAAACAGTGGATTATCGAAGCGGGCTCATTTTCTTTGTGGGCACGGTTCCAGGAACATTGATCGGTGCGTTTGTGAATAAAAGTGTCGACCTGCCATCATTCAATTTATACTTTGGCATTTTGCTGATTGTATTAGCTGTTTTACTGCTCGCACGGAAGTATTTGAAGCCGATCCATTGGTTCGTCAACCATGGCAAGGAACGGACGTTCATCGATCCAAAAGGAGAAACGCATGTATATGGCTATCCAGTCTGGTTTGCCTTGCTGCTCACCTTTGTGATTGGCTTCACTTCCGGTTTGTTTGGTATCGGCGGGGGAACGATGATTGTCCCGGCGATGATTTTGCTTTTTCTCTTCCCACCACATGTCGCGGTCGGTACGTCGATGTTCATGGTGTTCTTATCGGCAATCGTCAACTCGATCACACATATTTCGCTAGGGCATGTGCCTTGGCTTTACACGCTTCCAGTCATTCCTGGTGCGTATATTGGCGGCACGGTTGGTTCGATGCTGAATAAAAAAATGAATTCGGAGACACTGGTCGTCGTTCTGCGGGTCATTTTATTGCTGTTTGGAATCCGATCGATCATAGAAGGGATTTGGGGTTAA
- a CDS encoding DUF72 domain-containing protein, with translation MIQVGLTGWGDHPDVYSPTSNAKEKLIDYSTHFPIVELDSSFYAIQPERNIQKWIRETPDSFQFIVKAYQGMTGHQRGKIPYDTPEEMFQAFRLSIGPLKEAGKLAMVLVQFPPWFDCKRGHVEEIRYICMELADYDVAIEFRHQSWYSEQYKERTLDLLRELKAIHTVCDEPQAGEGSVPLVPIATRSDKTFVRLHGRNVGGWRNVTGDSKEWRKVRYLYDYSDEELTDIGTAVAELEKQSEQIYIVFNNNSGGHAAENAKRFQRLQGLDSVGPAPKQLDLFGGDE, from the coding sequence TTGATTCAAGTCGGTTTGACAGGTTGGGGAGATCATCCCGATGTATATAGCCCCACTTCAAATGCCAAAGAGAAATTGATCGATTACAGTACCCATTTTCCTATTGTGGAGTTGGATTCGAGTTTTTATGCCATTCAGCCCGAACGGAATATCCAGAAATGGATCAGGGAGACGCCGGACTCCTTTCAATTTATTGTTAAGGCGTACCAAGGCATGACTGGCCACCAGCGGGGGAAAATTCCTTATGATACGCCTGAAGAGATGTTTCAGGCATTCCGGTTGTCGATCGGGCCCTTGAAGGAAGCGGGAAAGCTTGCCATGGTGCTTGTCCAGTTTCCGCCATGGTTTGATTGCAAACGGGGACATGTCGAGGAAATCAGATACATATGCATGGAGCTGGCAGACTATGATGTGGCCATTGAGTTCCGCCATCAAAGCTGGTATTCGGAACAATATAAGGAGAGGACGCTTGATCTGCTGCGAGAATTGAAGGCGATCCATACGGTTTGCGATGAACCGCAGGCGGGAGAAGGCAGTGTTCCGCTCGTTCCGATTGCGACGAGGTCCGATAAAACGTTTGTCCGTCTGCATGGGCGGAATGTGGGCGGATGGCGAAATGTCACCGGAGATAGTAAAGAATGGCGGAAAGTACGTTATTTATATGATTATTCCGATGAAGAGCTGACTGACATCGGAACGGCTGTCGCTGAATTGGAAAAGCAGTCGGAACAGATCTACATCGTGTTCAACAACAATTCCGGTGGGCATGCGGCAGAGAATGCCAAGCGCTTTCAGCGTTTGCAAGGACTCGATAGTGTCGGGCCTGCACCGAAACAGTTGGACCTCTTTGGAGGAGACGAGTAA
- the phnE gene encoding phosphonate ABC transporter, permease protein PhnE: MNSIEKHLLNEPKRTVQNVITAVVLILFLMWSLTAVDLSNFTSNGVAIAKNILHGIVTPNTDLLFTFNTNGVPYLLLETMAIAFLGTIVGAILAIPLAFLSASNIVPKPVAFIIRLFLIFVRTIPAIVYGLMFIRVTGPGPFAGVLTMALTSIGMLSKLFVDIIEDLEVNILESLESIGCTTFEKIRYGIIPQLSAMFLSVAIYRYDMNLRDAAILGLVGAGGIGAPLIFAMNGYKWSEVGSILIGLMVLILIVEFLSNKIRNKIVRG; encoded by the coding sequence ATGAATAGTATTGAAAAGCATTTATTGAACGAACCAAAACGCACTGTGCAAAATGTGATCACCGCTGTTGTTTTGATCCTCTTTCTCATGTGGTCTTTAACCGCCGTTGATCTATCCAATTTCACAAGCAATGGCGTGGCGATCGCCAAAAATATTTTGCACGGGATTGTAACACCGAACACGGATTTGTTGTTCACCTTTAATACAAATGGTGTTCCTTATCTGCTGCTTGAAACAATGGCAATCGCCTTTTTAGGGACCATTGTCGGGGCTATCCTGGCGATTCCGCTCGCATTTTTGTCGGCATCCAACATCGTGCCGAAACCGGTCGCATTTATCATCCGTCTCTTTTTAATCTTTGTCAGGACGATCCCTGCAATCGTGTACGGTCTGATGTTCATCCGTGTGACAGGGCCAGGACCGTTTGCGGGCGTGCTGACGATGGCATTGACGTCCATCGGCATGCTGTCCAAGCTCTTTGTGGACATTATTGAGGATTTGGAAGTGAATATCCTCGAGTCCCTTGAGTCCATCGGCTGTACAACGTTTGAAAAGATCCGGTACGGCATCATCCCCCAATTATCGGCCATGTTTTTATCGGTCGCGATATACCGGTATGATATGAACTTACGGGATGCAGCAATTCTTGGATTAGTCGGAGCAGGCGGTATTGGGGCTCCGTTGATTTTTGCGATGAATGGCTACAAATGGTCCGAAGTAGGTTCCATTTTAATCGGGCTCATGGTATTGATCTTGATTGTGGAATTTCTTTCGAATAAAATCCGTAATAAGATTGTTCGCGGATAA
- the phnE gene encoding phosphonate ABC transporter, permease protein PhnE produces MLKTKSITLPNGKTVPVKRSKAPLVILILIICFYYSVQITGFDIQVLTEKKRILSFWKIIVDMIPPNWNYLDRLWQPLFDTIKMSLLGSVLGAVLALPLAYFASSNMIKSRTVVVVTKFILSLLRTLPTLVAALIATFIFGIGTMAGTVAIFIFTIAYVGKLLYEQIENADLKAFEAMQSMGHSTFSAFRFAVMPQILPNYLSNAIFCFEGNVRYAAILGYVGAGGIGLLLNESLGWRNYANVGMILLLLAVTVFIIETISEYFRKKLL; encoded by the coding sequence ATCTTAAAAACAAAGTCCATTACATTGCCAAACGGAAAAACCGTTCCCGTTAAACGCTCCAAAGCGCCGTTAGTCATTTTGATCCTGATCATTTGCTTCTATTATTCTGTCCAGATTACTGGGTTTGACATCCAAGTGTTAACCGAAAAGAAGCGAATCTTGAGCTTTTGGAAGATCATCGTCGATATGATCCCTCCCAATTGGAATTACCTGGACAGACTTTGGCAGCCGTTGTTTGACACCATTAAAATGTCTCTGCTTGGCTCTGTGCTGGGTGCCGTGCTTGCCTTGCCGCTCGCCTATTTCGCTTCTTCGAATATGATTAAAAGCAGGACAGTGGTTGTTGTGACCAAATTCATTTTAAGCTTATTGCGTACTTTGCCTACCTTGGTAGCCGCATTGATCGCAACATTCATCTTCGGTATCGGAACAATGGCGGGTACTGTCGCCATTTTTATCTTCACGATTGCTTATGTCGGGAAGCTGCTGTACGAGCAGATAGAGAATGCGGATTTAAAGGCGTTTGAAGCGATGCAATCGATGGGCCACTCGACCTTTTCGGCATTCCGTTTTGCCGTAATGCCACAAATCTTGCCGAACTATCTGTCTAACGCCATCTTCTGTTTCGAGGGAAATGTGCGGTATGCCGCCATCTTGGGATATGTCGGGGCGGGCGGTATCGGTTTACTGCTCAATGAAAGCCTCGGATGGCGCAATTATGCGAATGTCGGTATGATTTTACTGCTACTTGCCGTCACCGTCTTTATCATCGAAACGATCAGTGAATACTTTAGAAAGAAATTATTATAA
- the phnC gene encoding phosphonate ABC transporter ATP-binding protein has translation MIKFQNVQKKYDNGYVALKDINLTIEQGEYVAVIGLSGAGKSTLLRCVNRMHDISSGSLLVNNVEVSKLRGYEIRKLRRGIGMIFQSFNLVNRISSLKNVLVSFVPDMPVWRKILGLYTKQQKIEALEALDRVNILDKAFIRVDQLSGGQQQRVALARTLAQKPSIILADEPVASLDPITAKQVMTDFQRINKEMNMTVIINIHHVDLALEYATRVVGIRNGEIVYDGPASEVTDEILDHIYNGKLEEELTGN, from the coding sequence ATGATTAAGTTCCAAAACGTCCAAAAAAAGTACGACAATGGCTATGTGGCGTTAAAAGATATCAATTTAACGATTGAACAAGGGGAATATGTGGCGGTGATCGGGCTGTCCGGTGCGGGTAAGTCGACCCTGCTGCGCTGTGTGAATCGAATGCATGATATCTCCAGCGGTTCTCTTCTCGTAAACAATGTGGAAGTATCAAAGCTGAGAGGGTATGAAATCAGAAAGCTGCGGAGAGGAATCGGGATGATTTTCCAATCATTTAACCTCGTAAACCGTATCTCCTCCCTCAAAAATGTCCTTGTCTCCTTTGTCCCCGATATGCCCGTTTGGCGAAAAATCTTAGGATTATATACAAAACAGCAAAAGATTGAGGCGCTCGAAGCACTCGATCGGGTGAATATTTTGGACAAAGCCTTCATTCGGGTCGATCAGCTTTCCGGCGGCCAGCAGCAGCGTGTGGCACTCGCACGGACGCTCGCTCAAAAACCAAGCATTATCTTAGCCGATGAACCTGTCGCTTCCTTGGATCCGATTACAGCCAAACAAGTCATGACAGACTTTCAGCGCATCAATAAGGAAATGAATATGACCGTCATCATCAACATTCACCATGTCGATTTGGCACTCGAATATGCGACACGAGTCGTCGGCATCCGAAACGGCGAAATCGTTTACGATGGCCCGGCAAGTGAAGTGACGGACGAAATTCTGGATCACATTTACAACGGGAAGCTGGAAGAGGAGCTGACTGGCAATTGA
- a CDS encoding phosphate/phosphite/phosphonate ABC transporter substrate-binding protein, with protein sequence MKKIVMLMLVLVMGISLAACGSDDKKSGSDGDDKKIDKLSIAFVPSRDPEEIITATEPLKDMLKDQLAEQGYDVNNVDITVGTNYEAVGEALSAGTTDIGLIPGGTYVLYDDGAEVILTATRAGLSLDSDDPAEWNKNKPTEKSDEQASSYRALLIAGPSEKGRALADKVNNGEEVTFEDLDNVSWNVMSSSSPAGYIYPALWLDENYGKTITDLSKVVQADSYGSAFARLAAGQTDVLVTYADARIDFADKWTTEFSRSNDIWAETDVIGVMPAIYNDTVSVSKNSDVMTDDLKKALQKAFINIGNSEEGKEVIAIYSHDGYQEAKDSDYDNERKAQELVQELSSN encoded by the coding sequence ATGAAGAAAATAGTTATGTTAATGCTCGTACTTGTAATGGGCATTTCACTTGCTGCATGTGGATCAGATGACAAAAAATCCGGCAGCGATGGAGACGATAAGAAAATCGACAAACTTTCCATTGCTTTCGTACCATCTCGTGATCCAGAAGAAATTATTACTGCAACCGAGCCACTGAAAGACATGTTAAAAGACCAACTTGCAGAGCAAGGCTATGATGTCAACAATGTCGACATTACGGTTGGAACAAACTATGAAGCTGTCGGTGAAGCCTTATCTGCTGGAACAACGGATATTGGTTTAATTCCTGGCGGTACGTATGTCCTCTATGATGACGGTGCTGAAGTCATTTTGACAGCAACTCGTGCCGGTTTGAGCCTCGATTCAGACGACCCGGCTGAGTGGAATAAAAACAAGCCGACAGAAAAGTCGGATGAACAAGCAAGCTCGTACCGTGCACTTCTAATCGCAGGCCCTTCTGAAAAAGGCCGAGCGCTTGCTGACAAAGTGAACAACGGCGAAGAAGTAACGTTCGAAGACTTGGACAATGTTAGCTGGAACGTGATGTCTTCATCCTCTCCAGCAGGTTATATCTATCCAGCTCTTTGGTTGGATGAGAATTATGGCAAGACCATCACCGATCTTTCAAAAGTGGTTCAGGCGGATTCATACGGAAGCGCGTTTGCCCGTCTTGCTGCTGGTCAAACAGATGTACTTGTAACGTATGCGGATGCACGTATCGACTTTGCGGATAAATGGACAACCGAGTTTAGCCGTTCCAATGATATCTGGGCTGAAACTGATGTCATCGGAGTCATGCCAGCAATTTATAACGATACTGTCAGCGTCAGCAAAAACTCTGACGTCATGACAGACGATTTGAAAAAGGCACTCCAAAAAGCATTTATCAATATCGGGAATTCCGAAGAAGGTAAAGAAGTCATTGCCATCTATAGCCATGACGGTTACCAAGAAGCGAAAGACTCCGACTATGACAATGAACGGAAAGCACAAGAGCTTGTGCAAGAACTTAGTTCAAACTAA
- a CDS encoding bifunctional UDP-sugar hydrolase/5'-nucleotidase, translated as MRKISVLVTSDVHGYIMPTDFSGGMETPLGLGKLATIIEEERSLNPVLLIENGDFIQGSPLTYYEQSFGTEEENAVIRAANALRYDLAVFGNHEFNFGLPVLNQVVEQSNHPWLAANIKRKDGTYFTKPWVLKEINSVTIAIVGVTTQFVPVWETAENIEGLIFEDAFEAAKREVEWLRANHEIDVMIIAYHGGFECDLETGTVQETSRENVGYQICKEINGVDVVITGHQHREIAQHLFGKAVVQPGTKGVCLGKIELTLDDSGKLVQAAPSLVYVEDTPVNGAIRDLIEPIYTETENWLDQSIGKIEGDMLMSSPFEARLKGHPYVEFINRVQNEVGGTSISCMAIFNDVCRGFHPNVTMRDIVTNYIFPNTLKVLEVKGRHIIEALEQSATYFTLQDGVPVVSEKFLKPKAQPFNYDLWSGIDYTIDLRKPEGSRVVEVLYNGKPLQPEKTYEVVMNNYRATGAGNFEYFRDCPVVKDVQTDMTELIADYFVKHKTVQAKAMRNMKILY; from the coding sequence ATGAGAAAGATTTCTGTATTGGTGACAAGCGATGTACATGGATATATTATGCCGACTGACTTTTCAGGCGGGATGGAGACGCCGCTTGGTTTAGGGAAATTGGCAACCATCATTGAGGAAGAACGCAGCCTGAACCCAGTCCTTTTGATCGAAAATGGAGACTTCATCCAAGGAAGCCCATTAACCTATTATGAGCAAAGCTTTGGGACGGAAGAGGAAAACGCGGTCATTCGTGCAGCGAATGCTCTTCGCTACGATCTTGCGGTATTCGGAAACCATGAATTCAACTTCGGATTGCCGGTTCTGAATCAAGTCGTGGAACAGTCCAACCACCCTTGGCTTGCAGCGAACATCAAACGCAAGGATGGGACCTACTTCACAAAGCCCTGGGTCCTAAAAGAGATTAATAGTGTTACGATTGCCATTGTCGGGGTCACAACGCAATTCGTCCCGGTTTGGGAAACAGCGGAAAATATCGAGGGGCTGATTTTCGAGGATGCGTTTGAAGCGGCGAAACGGGAAGTCGAATGGCTCCGAGCCAACCATGAGATCGATGTGATGATTATCGCCTATCATGGCGGGTTCGAGTGTGATTTGGAAACAGGGACAGTCCAGGAAACTTCAAGGGAAAATGTCGGGTATCAAATTTGTAAAGAAATTAATGGTGTGGATGTGGTCATTACGGGTCACCAGCACCGCGAAATTGCCCAGCATCTATTCGGAAAAGCCGTCGTACAGCCGGGAACGAAAGGTGTCTGCCTAGGAAAAATCGAATTGACCTTGGATGACAGCGGGAAATTGGTACAAGCCGCCCCATCCCTTGTCTATGTTGAGGATACCCCGGTGAATGGAGCTATCCGGGATTTAATCGAGCCGATCTACACAGAGACCGAGAACTGGCTTGACCAAAGTATCGGAAAAATCGAAGGGGATATGCTCATGAGCAGCCCGTTTGAGGCAAGGTTAAAGGGGCACCCGTATGTCGAGTTTATTAACCGTGTTCAAAACGAAGTTGGCGGCACATCGATCTCATGTATGGCCATCTTTAATGATGTCTGCCGGGGCTTTCATCCGAATGTGACGATGCGGGATATCGTAACGAATTATATCTTTCCGAATACGTTAAAGGTGCTGGAAGTAAAAGGGCGTCATATTATCGAAGCGCTTGAGCAATCGGCGACGTATTTCACCTTGCAGGACGGCGTTCCTGTCGTGTCGGAAAAGTTTCTAAAACCCAAAGCGCAGCCGTTCAACTACGATCTCTGGAGCGGAATCGATTATACGATCGATTTGCGCAAGCCGGAAGGCAGCCGCGTTGTTGAAGTGCTTTACAATGGAAAGCCGTTGCAACCGGAGAAAACATATGAAGTTGTCATGAATAATTATAGAGCGACCGGCGCAGGGAATTTTGAGTATTTCAGGGATTGTCCGGTTGTCAAAGACGTTCAGACGGATATGACGGAACTGATCGCGGATTATTTTGTGAAGCACAAAACTGTTCAGGCAAAAGCGATGCGCAATATGAAGATTTTATATTAA
- a CDS encoding sensor histidine kinase KdpD produces MKIQRRFIEHFLLGVLIWILLLAATLPVTMEGILPYYGLVGEGYEWVVLVIVGVISIISIVWFGWYFGSPLIRIMSWIKQLAEGDFASFHDYENTCTKNGKFKMRYRLYKEVIDQLMDMRTQLERARVERAEVEEAKRDWIAGISHDLKTPLTYIKGYSTLLLNPDYKWSEEEQRNFVEEIDKKGTHMEQLVEDLNLAMRFDSSQTVPIHKTTQDIVGFTRNVLTEVSNDLRAQSHQFELRAEHPVQVAFDPKLLKRALQNLFMNAVVHNEAPVTIITTIEQRVHEVVLTIQDDGIGMTEETVRNVFNRYFRGTTTEQTSEGTGLGVAIVKSLVEAHDGTIEVKSTFQKGTTITITLPSMS; encoded by the coding sequence ATGAAAATTCAAAGACGGTTTATCGAGCATTTCCTGTTAGGAGTATTGATTTGGATTCTACTGTTAGCCGCAACGCTCCCCGTTACGATGGAGGGGATCCTGCCTTATTACGGTTTAGTGGGAGAGGGGTATGAATGGGTTGTCCTTGTAATTGTCGGGGTTATATCTATCATTAGTATCGTTTGGTTTGGCTGGTATTTTGGCAGCCCGCTCATCCGAATCATGAGCTGGATCAAACAGTTGGCAGAAGGTGATTTTGCCTCATTCCATGATTATGAGAACACCTGCACGAAGAATGGGAAATTCAAAATGCGTTATCGGCTCTATAAGGAAGTCATTGACCAATTGATGGATATGCGCACACAGTTGGAAAGGGCACGAGTGGAACGTGCAGAAGTCGAAGAGGCGAAACGTGACTGGATCGCAGGTATATCGCATGACCTGAAAACACCGTTAACCTATATAAAAGGCTATTCCACCTTATTGCTGAATCCGGATTATAAGTGGTCGGAAGAGGAACAACGGAATTTTGTTGAGGAGATCGATAAAAAAGGTACGCATATGGAACAGCTCGTAGAGGATTTGAATCTTGCGATGCGGTTTGATAGTTCTCAAACGGTCCCGATCCATAAAACGACACAAGATATTGTCGGTTTTACCCGAAATGTGTTAACAGAGGTTAGCAATGATCTGCGGGCACAATCTCATCAATTTGAACTGCGGGCAGAGCATCCGGTACAAGTTGCTTTTGATCCAAAACTGCTAAAGAGGGCGCTTCAGAATCTATTCATGAATGCGGTTGTCCACAATGAAGCACCCGTGACTATTATAACGACGATTGAACAACGGGTGCATGAGGTTGTGCTGACGATCCAGGACGATGGCATCGGCATGACCGAGGAAACAGTCCGGAATGTATTTAACCGGTACTTTAGAGGAACGACGACCGAACAAACATCGGAAGGGACGGGCTTAGGTGTCGCCATTGTCAAAAGCCTAGTTGAAGCGCATGACGGGACAATTGAAGTGAAAAGCACTTTCCAAAAAGGGACGACCATCACAATCACATTGCCGAGCATGTCGTGA
- a CDS encoding response regulator transcription factor has protein sequence MSDDARILLVDDEIGIIKLLEITLRKEHFIHIITATTKEQALQALQEYDFDIILLDVMLPDGDGFTLCSAIRQLTTVPILFISARSSDFDKLTGLSVGGDDYITKPFNPLEVVARIRAILRRQRVYEKPAALPVPKSYEYGAFTFIPDEAVLTVGGETVEATAKELELLHFFCKHPNRVFTIPHIYESVWGEDVFGEEKTVTIHIAKLRKKLGDNTKKPSILVNLRGIGYKFIPPNGNPS, from the coding sequence ATGTCGGACGATGCAAGAATCTTACTTGTAGATGATGAAATCGGAATTATTAAGTTGCTAGAGATTACATTGAGAAAAGAGCATTTTATTCATATTATAACTGCCACTACAAAGGAGCAAGCACTGCAGGCGTTGCAGGAATATGATTTTGATATTATTTTGCTTGATGTCATGCTGCCGGACGGGGACGGCTTTACGCTTTGTTCCGCGATCCGGCAGCTGACAACCGTTCCTATCTTATTCATTAGCGCCCGTTCCAGTGATTTTGATAAGTTGACCGGTTTGAGTGTTGGGGGAGATGACTACATTACCAAACCGTTTAACCCGCTGGAAGTTGTGGCAAGGATCCGTGCGATTTTGCGCCGTCAACGGGTCTATGAAAAACCCGCTGCTCTTCCTGTGCCAAAAAGCTATGAATATGGGGCCTTTACGTTTATACCAGACGAAGCCGTATTGACGGTGGGCGGAGAAACGGTGGAGGCAACAGCTAAGGAATTGGAGCTGCTTCATTTCTTTTGCAAACATCCGAACCGTGTCTTTACGATTCCTCATATTTATGAAAGCGTTTGGGGCGAGGATGTGTTCGGGGAAGAAAAGACGGTCACAATTCATATTGCTAAACTACGCAAGAAGCTCGGGGATAATACGAAGAAGCCGAGCATTCTTGTCAATTTAAGAGGAATTGGCTATAAATTTATTCCACCGAATGGAAATCCGTCATGA
- a CDS encoding ABC transporter ATP-binding protein, producing the protein MTYIIQTHQLTKRFSNDLIIDHVSMHMKEGEIYGFLGPNGAGKTTIMKMLLNLVKPSSGDIFIQGEPVNPTSYRYLKEIGSLIEYPIFYEDLTAYENLQIHCTYIGQEDDSHIVSVLDIVGLRNIDRKKVKEFSLGMRQRLAIARAIVTKPKILILDEPINGLDPIGIKEVRELLVLLKRQYHMTILISSHIISEIESIADTIGVIDNGKLIEEISMSSLRQRHQPTIKMVVRNVLEAKRLLEKFVGTHAKIIDETTVHVTKTKEKTAALTKRLILQGVDVDEVVTFHETLEEYFVNRINGGKEHVTIT; encoded by the coding sequence ATGACTTACATCATTCAAACACATCAACTCACAAAACGGTTTTCAAATGATCTGATAATCGATCATGTTAGCATGCATATGAAAGAAGGAGAAATTTACGGATTCCTAGGTCCCAATGGTGCCGGTAAGACGACCATCATGAAAATGCTGTTGAATCTAGTCAAACCGTCTTCCGGAGACATTTTCATTCAAGGAGAACCGGTCAATCCAACGTCATACCGCTATTTGAAAGAGATTGGCAGCTTAATTGAATACCCCATTTTTTACGAAGATCTAACAGCGTATGAAAATTTGCAAATCCATTGCACGTATATCGGGCAGGAGGATGACAGCCATATTGTTAGCGTGTTGGACATCGTGGGATTGCGAAATATCGATCGGAAGAAAGTAAAGGAATTTTCACTCGGAATGCGCCAGCGGCTTGCGATTGCTCGTGCGATTGTCACGAAACCCAAGATATTAATCCTGGATGAGCCGATCAATGGATTGGACCCGATTGGGATCAAAGAAGTGAGGGAGCTTCTCGTTTTACTGAAACGCCAATACCATATGACGATTCTTATATCCAGCCATATCATATCTGAAATCGAATCCATCGCAGATACCATCGGCGTCATTGATAATGGGAAGTTAATAGAGGAAATTTCGATGTCTTCCTTGCGCCAACGTCATCAGCCGACGATTAAAATGGTTGTCCGCAATGTTCTGGAAGCGAAACGTTTGCTAGAGAAGTTTGTTGGCACGCATGCCAAAATCATTGATGAAACAACCGTACATGTTACGAAAACAAAAGAAAAAACAGCAGCATTGACAAAGCGACTCATTTTACAAGGGGTCGACGTGGACGAGGTCGTCACTTTCCATGAAACGCTGGAAGAGTACTTTGTTAATCGGATTAATGGAGGTAAGGAACATGTTACAATTACTTAA
- a CDS encoding ABC transporter permease, translating into MLQLLKLEWRKHRLGRYFLSFILCVVGIYGFVIFAALSSKNDIDSVIPSYNDFLTLVTLLTNITFIILGGVILSRVIISEFRSKTINVLFTYPIRRKILMLSKLLIVFALTTGGLFLGTWIMQGLTYFLQPSLGFFEGTFTMQEMLATIPKTITNAIMMGAIALIPLFFGMRKKSTSATITSAVIIGFLINSTVSNGGASFSLSDVIIVPLIFSLLGAGIAYLSIRNIDRKDVV; encoded by the coding sequence ATGTTACAATTACTTAAACTGGAATGGAGAAAACACCGGCTGGGTCGCTATTTTCTAAGCTTCATCTTATGCGTGGTGGGTATCTACGGGTTTGTTATATTTGCTGCATTGAGTTCGAAGAACGATATTGACAGTGTAATTCCATCATACAATGATTTCTTGACCTTAGTTACGCTATTGACAAACATAACATTCATCATCCTCGGTGGTGTCATTCTGTCGCGCGTCATCATTTCGGAGTTCCGTTCCAAGACAATTAATGTGTTATTTACGTATCCAATCCGGCGAAAAATACTGATGCTGTCCAAGCTGCTGATTGTTTTTGCGCTGACAACCGGTGGACTTTTCCTCGGCACTTGGATCATGCAGGGGCTCACGTATTTCCTGCAGCCATCACTCGGATTTTTTGAGGGGACATTTACAATGCAAGAGATGCTCGCCACAATTCCGAAAACGATAACAAACGCCATCATGATGGGTGCGATTGCATTGATCCCTCTGTTTTTTGGAATGAGGAAGAAATCAACCTCAGCGACGATTACATCCGCTGTCATCATTGGATTTTTGATCAATTCGACGGTTTCCAATGGAGGTGCCTCCTTCAGTCTAAGTGATGTGATTATAGTACCGTTGATATTCTCCTTGCTCGGCGCCGGGATCGCTTATTTATCCATCCGCAATATTGACCGAAAGGACGTAGTATAA